A stretch of the Bradyrhizobium arachidis genome encodes the following:
- a CDS encoding DUF1488 family protein: MALTSSRYIGLEYDRMIVLFSMQDDEREIPCAVEMSAMDELERGPQVRPEQREAQFIRLRDRIEARAASKYRANDFEGTPPGIVLRSDDFRG; the protein is encoded by the coding sequence ATGGCGCTCACGAGCAGCCGCTACATCGGCCTCGAATACGACCGGATGATCGTCCTGTTCTCGATGCAGGACGACGAAAGGGAGATTCCCTGCGCGGTCGAGATGTCGGCGATGGACGAACTGGAGCGCGGCCCGCAGGTCCGCCCCGAGCAGCGCGAAGCCCAGTTCATCCGCCTGCGCGACCGCATCGAGGCCAGAGCCGCCAGCAAATACCGCGCGAACGATTTCGAAGGCACCCCGCCGGGCATCGTGCTGCGGAGCGATGATTTCCGGGGGTAG
- the fdxA gene encoding ferredoxin FdxA → MTYVVTENCIKCKYTDCVEVCPVDCFYEGDNMLVIHPDECIDCGVCEPECPADAIKPDTEPGLEKWLEVNSEYAKSWPNITQKKESPADAKEFDGMEGKFEKYFSPNPGSGD, encoded by the coding sequence ATGACTTACGTCGTCACTGAAAACTGCATCAAGTGCAAGTACACCGACTGCGTCGAGGTCTGCCCGGTCGACTGCTTCTACGAGGGTGACAACATGCTGGTCATCCATCCTGACGAATGCATCGACTGCGGCGTGTGCGAACCGGAATGCCCGGCGGACGCCATCAAGCCGGACACCGAGCCGGGGCTCGAAAAATGGCTGGAAGTGAACTCCGAATACGCCAAGAGCTGGCCGAACATCACCCAGAAGAAAGAATCACCCGCCGACGCGAAGGAATTCGACGGAATGGAGGGCAAGTTCGAGAAATATTTTTCTCCGAACCCCGGCTCTGGCGACTGA
- a CDS encoding DUF1326 domain-containing protein, whose amino-acid sequence MAHQWLFKSETYDNCNCAMNCGCQFNLPSTHGYCQSAFVGTIVEGHFDDTPIAGLNWAGLYKWPGEIKDGNGRRQIVIDERADETQRIALETIISDKACEPLSNLFSVFASTCSVSCETLFLPIHLEADLELRNARVEIPGLMRSSGRPMINEFTGQPFHIALARPSGSFEFTYAEIGLGTTSVTGDMEMAFEDSWAHFCVHHFDQDGLVRERSRLTAWLGRMTTHSGE is encoded by the coding sequence ATGGCTCATCAATGGCTATTCAAGAGCGAGACTTACGATAACTGCAATTGCGCGATGAATTGTGGTTGCCAGTTCAACTTGCCGAGCACCCACGGCTATTGTCAGTCGGCCTTCGTCGGCACCATCGTTGAAGGCCATTTCGACGACACGCCGATCGCAGGCCTGAACTGGGCGGGACTCTACAAGTGGCCCGGCGAAATCAAGGACGGAAACGGCCGGCGCCAGATCGTCATCGACGAGCGTGCGGATGAAACTCAACGGATTGCGCTTGAGACGATCATTTCGGACAAGGCATGCGAACCATTGAGCAATCTCTTCTCCGTATTCGCGTCTACATGTTCAGTCTCTTGCGAGACATTGTTCCTGCCGATTCATCTCGAAGCGGACCTGGAACTCAGGAATGCCAGGGTAGAGATACCCGGTCTCATGCGGAGCAGCGGCAGGCCGATGATCAATGAGTTTACCGGTCAGCCATTCCACATTGCGCTGGCGCGTCCCAGTGGCAGTTTCGAGTTTACCTACGCAGAGATCGGACTAGGTACGACCTCCGTCACTGGAGATATGGAGATGGCGTTCGAAGATTCATGGGCGCATTTTTGTGTTCACCACTTCGATCAGGATGGCTTGGTCCGAGAAAGATCAAGGCTCACCGCATGGCTCGGGCGCATGACCACGCACTCCGGGGAATGA
- a CDS encoding helicase-related protein: MPFSSSPFASERALSDRVAGAGVTAVLGPTNTGKTHLAIERMLAHSSGMIGLPLRLLAREVYNKIVDRVGSEAVALVTGEEKIKPKNPRYWVSTVEAMPRDLDLSFLAVDEVQIAADLERGHVFTDRILNRRGRDETLLLGAATMRPIVERLLPGASIITRPRLSSLEFAGDRKITRQPRRTAIVAFSADEVYAIAELIRRQHGGAAVVLGSLSPRTRNAQVAMFQNGDVDYLVATDAVGMGLNLDVDHVAFASDRKFDGYQFRRLTPAEFAQIAGRAGRATRNGTFGTTGRCAPFEPELVNALQNHTFDTVKVLQWRNSKLDFASLGALQVSLNLAPGHEALTRAPIAEDMRVLDHAARDGEVRDMAHGKVAVERLWEACQVPDYRKLSPAAHAELVTTLYGFLMQKGRIPDAWFAAQVDQADRTDGDIDTLSGRIAQIRTWTFVANRPDWLADPEHWQGITRELENKLSDALHERLTERFVDRRTSVLMRRLRENTSLNTEIGKTGEVIVEGHVIGRLDGFTFAPDAAEAGSDAKALQAAAQAVLAGEINTRAEKLGAAPDEQFVLTSEGTIRWTGDAVARLTAAEEALHPRIRIISDERLTGAPREKVQARLDLWLKTHIEKLLGPMFELSKAEDVTGIARGIAYQLVEALGVLERQKIASELKDLDQASRATLRKYGVRFGAYHLYFPQLLKPAARALAALLWALKQDNVDLSSLSGAQHLASSGRTSFPVDKTLPRDAYRVLGYKQAGERAVRVDILERLADLIRPALAWRETSPGEKPLGAFDGRGFVVTQAMTSLTGSAGEDFASVLRALGYRMEKRAPLPPKPVVTETVSVETPPVEGSAETSTETSTKAAAEAVAGLPVSEETVSAVEAAVEPVTVEDAPGMEQDAEPHEEPALEASPEAPVTPEDAPGIAPPTEEAAPAEASTEDAPAVTAATEAAASPEAAAPVEATAEAAPAEPELVEVWRPGGRHEDRKPRHERQRHQRNRHQPRPQAGTEATAAPAEGEAAQAADGEKRGERHRHGGHRRDSGKDFRKDRQQGEGGGERREQRDDKSRRFEGKDRNQDRDRNKGKFGGGGERDKGRDNRGRDRDKGRDRRDREQGPAHRPYASSASPRERDRPIDPNSPFAKLAALKEQLAGRKE, encoded by the coding sequence ATGCCCTTTTCTTCCTCTCCCTTCGCTTCCGAGCGCGCGCTTTCCGATCGAGTGGCTGGCGCCGGCGTCACTGCGGTGCTCGGGCCGACCAACACCGGCAAGACTCATCTCGCGATCGAGCGCATGCTGGCGCATTCGTCGGGCATGATCGGCCTGCCGCTGCGCCTGCTCGCGCGCGAGGTCTACAACAAGATCGTCGATCGCGTCGGCAGCGAGGCCGTTGCGCTCGTCACCGGCGAAGAGAAGATCAAGCCGAAAAACCCGCGCTACTGGGTCTCGACCGTGGAGGCCATGCCGCGCGATCTCGATTTGTCATTCCTTGCGGTGGACGAGGTGCAGATCGCAGCCGACCTCGAGCGCGGGCACGTCTTCACCGATCGTATCCTCAATCGCCGTGGCCGCGACGAGACGCTGCTGCTTGGCGCGGCCACGATGCGTCCGATCGTCGAGCGGCTGTTGCCGGGCGCCTCCATCATCACGCGGCCGCGGCTGTCGAGCCTTGAATTTGCCGGCGACCGGAAAATCACGCGGCAGCCGCGGCGCACTGCGATCGTCGCGTTCTCGGCCGATGAAGTCTATGCCATTGCCGAATTGATCCGCCGCCAGCATGGCGGCGCGGCCGTGGTGCTGGGCTCGCTCTCGCCGCGCACACGCAATGCGCAAGTGGCGATGTTCCAGAACGGCGACGTCGATTACCTCGTCGCCACCGATGCCGTCGGCATGGGCCTCAATCTCGACGTCGACCATGTTGCCTTCGCCTCCGACCGCAAGTTCGACGGCTATCAGTTCCGTAGGCTCACGCCGGCCGAGTTCGCGCAGATCGCGGGACGCGCAGGGCGCGCGACGCGGAATGGAACGTTCGGCACCACGGGCCGCTGCGCGCCGTTCGAGCCCGAGCTCGTCAACGCGCTCCAGAACCACACCTTCGATACCGTGAAGGTGCTGCAGTGGCGCAATTCAAAGCTCGATTTCGCCTCGCTCGGCGCGCTCCAGGTGTCGCTGAATCTGGCGCCGGGGCACGAGGCGCTGACGCGCGCGCCGATCGCCGAGGACATGCGCGTGCTCGATCACGCCGCCCGCGACGGCGAGGTGCGCGATATGGCGCATGGCAAGGTTGCGGTGGAACGTCTCTGGGAGGCCTGCCAGGTCCCCGATTACCGAAAGCTGTCGCCAGCGGCCCATGCCGAGCTCGTCACCACGCTGTACGGCTTTTTGATGCAAAAGGGCCGCATTCCCGATGCCTGGTTCGCCGCCCAGGTCGACCAGGCCGACCGCACCGATGGCGACATCGACACGCTGTCGGGCCGGATCGCGCAGATCCGCACCTGGACCTTCGTGGCCAACCGGCCGGACTGGCTCGCCGACCCCGAACACTGGCAGGGGATTACGCGGGAGCTGGAAAATAAATTATCGGATGCGCTCCATGAACGGCTTACAGAGCGTTTCGTTGATCGTCGTACCAGTGTATTGATGCGCCGCCTGCGGGAGAACACGAGCTTGAATACTGAAATCGGCAAGACCGGCGAAGTCATCGTCGAAGGCCACGTCATCGGCCGTCTTGATGGATTTACCTTTGCGCCTGATGCCGCCGAAGCCGGCTCGGATGCGAAAGCGCTGCAGGCCGCCGCGCAGGCGGTGCTCGCCGGCGAGATCAATACGCGTGCCGAAAAACTGGGCGCAGCTCCCGACGAGCAGTTCGTGCTCACCTCCGAGGGCACCATCCGCTGGACCGGCGATGCCGTGGCGCGGCTGACTGCCGCAGAGGAGGCGCTGCATCCGCGCATCCGCATCATCTCCGACGAGCGCCTCACCGGCGCCCCGCGCGAGAAAGTGCAGGCGCGGCTGGATCTCTGGCTCAAGACGCATATCGAAAAGCTGCTCGGGCCGATGTTCGAGCTCAGCAAGGCCGAAGACGTCACCGGCATTGCGCGCGGCATCGCCTATCAGCTCGTCGAGGCGCTCGGCGTTTTGGAGCGGCAGAAGATCGCGAGCGAGCTGAAGGATCTGGATCAGGCCTCGCGCGCGACGCTGCGCAAATACGGCGTGCGCTTCGGCGCCTATCACCTCTATTTCCCGCAGCTCTTGAAGCCCGCCGCGCGTGCGCTCGCAGCACTGCTCTGGGCGCTGAAGCAGGACAATGTCGATCTCTCGTCGCTGTCCGGCGCGCAGCATCTTGCAAGCTCGGGCCGCACCTCGTTCCCGGTCGACAAGACGCTGCCGCGCGATGCCTATCGCGTGCTCGGCTACAAGCAGGCCGGCGAGCGCGCGGTGCGCGTCGACATTTTGGAGCGCCTTGCTGACCTGATCCGTCCGGCGCTCGCCTGGCGCGAGACCTCGCCCGGCGAAAAGCCGCTAGGCGCGTTCGACGGCCGCGGTTTTGTGGTGACGCAGGCGATGACCTCGCTCACGGGTTCCGCCGGCGAAGATTTTGCCTCGGTGCTGCGCGCGCTCGGCTATCGCATGGAGAAGCGCGCGCCGCTGCCGCCGAAGCCTGTGGTGACGGAGACCGTCTCTGTCGAGACGCCGCCGGTCGAAGGCAGCGCGGAGACCTCGACTGAGACCTCGACCAAGGCCGCCGCCGAAGCCGTGGCTGGATTGCCGGTTTCGGAGGAGACGGTTTCCGCCGTTGAGGCCGCAGTCGAGCCTGTGACCGTCGAGGACGCGCCGGGCATGGAGCAGGACGCGGAGCCTCACGAGGAGCCCGCGCTCGAGGCCTCGCCAGAGGCCCCCGTCACGCCCGAGGATGCCCCCGGCATTGCGCCGCCGACTGAGGAGGCCGCGCCCGCTGAAGCCTCCACTGAAGATGCGCCCGCGGTCACCGCGGCCACGGAAGCCGCCGCGTCGCCGGAGGCGGCTGCGCCCGTTGAGGCCACCGCGGAAGCAGCGCCCGCCGAGCCTGAGCTCGTCGAAGTCTGGCGTCCCGGCGGCCGTCACGAGGATCGCAAGCCGCGCCACGAACGGCAGCGCCACCAGCGCAATCGCCATCAGCCGCGTCCGCAGGCGGGTACTGAGGCTACTGCCGCGCCTGCGGAAGGCGAAGCTGCGCAGGCCGCCGATGGCGAGAAGCGCGGTGAGCGCCACCGCCATGGCGGGCATCGCAGGGATTCTGGCAAGGATTTCCGCAAGGACCGTCAGCAGGGCGAAGGCGGCGGCGAGCGTCGCGAGCAGCGCGACGACAAGAGCCGCCGCTTCGAGGGCAAGGATCGCAACCAGGATCGCGATCGCAACAAGGGCAAGTTCGGTGGCGGTGGCGAGCGCGACAAGGGCCGCGACAATCGTGGCCGCGACCGCGACAAGGGCCGCGACCGGCGCGACCGCGAGCAGGGGCCCGCGCATCGTCCCTACGCCTCGAGCGCGTCGCCACGCGAGCGCGATCGTCCGATCGATCCGAACTCGCCCTTCGCAAAGCTCGCCGCGCTGAAGGAACAGCTCGCGGGTCGGAAGGAGTAA
- the rpmB gene encoding 50S ribosomal protein L28 translates to MSRRCELTAKGPQVGHKVSHSNIKTKRRFLPNLVNVTFISEALGRNVRLRVSTNAVKSVDHNGGLDAFLLKAKADALSPRVLELKRAIQKKVGETAPAAKAS, encoded by the coding sequence ATGTCTCGCCGCTGCGAACTGACGGCCAAGGGCCCCCAGGTCGGCCACAAGGTCAGCCACTCCAACATCAAGACCAAGCGCCGCTTCCTGCCGAACCTCGTCAACGTGACGTTCATCAGCGAAGCGCTGGGCCGCAACGTGCGCCTGCGCGTCTCCACCAACGCGGTGAAGAGCGTCGATCACAATGGCGGCCTCGACGCCTTCCTGCTCAAGGCCAAGGCCGACGCGCTGTCGCCGCGCGTGCTGGAATTGAAGCGCGCGATCCAGAAGAAGGTCGGCGAGACCGCGCCGGCTGCGAAGGCGAGCTAA
- a CDS encoding adenylate/guanylate cyclase domain-containing protein, whose protein sequence is MLVERLDLPAAPSRARSQRETETVEFAQAALATAKQEGLQLAVRARYVALAVIACLLPAINPAWEQLYYVVLLGLFALIGWAQVRVGRVGVSRPELALLFCDLALLTFVLVVPNPFGTAHWPVAMQYHFGNFIYFFVLLSGATLAYSWRTVVAMGIWTAALWAIGLAWVWWQPDRDPALTARIAEAVGSDHRLLALISPSAIGFGLRIQEIVVFMIVAVTLALAVRRSNDLLIRHAAVERERGNLARYFSPNVVTELSKHDEPLKQVRTQDVAVLFVDIVGFTAFADARTPEEVVRTLREFHGLMEQEVFRHDGTLDKYLGDGLMATFGTPFAGARDASNALRCAQAMIAAADGWNQQRSASGEPPMRVSFGLHYGPVVLGDIGHTCLEFAVIGATVNAASRLEALTRTLDCALVASNDLVSRAKAELGSTAETFHPLIALDPQAIRGLERPIAIWTQARGA, encoded by the coding sequence ATGCTCGTCGAGCGCCTCGACTTGCCTGCCGCGCCTTCGCGCGCGCGCAGCCAGCGCGAGACCGAAACCGTAGAGTTCGCGCAGGCTGCGCTCGCGACCGCCAAGCAGGAGGGCCTGCAACTGGCCGTACGGGCGCGCTATGTCGCGCTTGCCGTCATCGCCTGCCTGCTGCCGGCCATCAACCCGGCATGGGAGCAGCTCTACTACGTGGTGCTGCTCGGCCTGTTCGCGCTGATCGGCTGGGCCCAGGTCAGGGTTGGACGCGTCGGCGTGTCGCGGCCGGAACTTGCGCTTTTGTTCTGCGACCTGGCGCTGCTCACATTCGTCCTCGTCGTCCCGAATCCCTTCGGCACCGCGCACTGGCCGGTGGCGATGCAGTACCATTTCGGCAACTTCATCTACTTCTTCGTGCTGCTCTCGGGCGCCACACTGGCCTATTCCTGGCGCACCGTGGTTGCGATGGGAATATGGACCGCCGCGCTCTGGGCGATCGGCCTGGCCTGGGTGTGGTGGCAACCCGATCGCGATCCCGCGCTGACCGCCCGTATCGCAGAAGCGGTGGGCAGCGATCACAGGCTGCTCGCGCTGATCTCGCCCAGTGCGATCGGATTCGGCCTCCGCATCCAGGAAATCGTCGTCTTCATGATCGTGGCCGTGACGTTGGCGCTCGCGGTCCGCCGCAGCAACGATCTCTTGATCCGACATGCCGCGGTGGAGCGCGAACGCGGCAATCTTGCGCGCTATTTCTCACCCAACGTCGTGACGGAATTGTCGAAGCACGACGAGCCGCTGAAGCAGGTGCGTACGCAAGACGTCGCGGTGCTGTTCGTGGACATCGTCGGCTTCACGGCCTTTGCCGATGCGCGCACGCCGGAGGAGGTGGTGCGGACGTTGCGCGAATTCCACGGATTGATGGAGCAGGAGGTTTTCCGTCACGACGGGACGCTGGACAAGTATCTCGGCGACGGATTGATGGCGACGTTCGGCACGCCCTTCGCCGGCGCGCGCGATGCCAGCAATGCGCTGCGCTGTGCCCAGGCCATGATCGCGGCGGCGGACGGATGGAACCAGCAGCGAAGCGCGTCCGGTGAGCCACCGATGCGCGTCAGCTTTGGCTTGCATTACGGACCGGTGGTGCTCGGCGACATCGGGCACACCTGTCTGGAATTTGCCGTGATCGGCGCGACCGTCAATGCCGCAAGCCGTCTCGAGGCGTTGACGCGCACGCTCGACTGCGCGCTGGTGGCAAGCAACGATCTCGTCAGCCGCGCCAAGGCCGAGCTTGGCAGCACCGCCGAAACATTTCATCCGCTGATCGCCCTGGATCCGCAGGCCATCCGTGGGCTCGAGCGGCCGATCGCGATCTGGACCCAGGCGCGCGGGGCGTAG
- a CDS encoding DUF3108 domain-containing protein, whose translation MCGLGAGFGLACGIAPASAQGKLEAQYEATLSGIPVGRGAWNIDISDDVFSAAASGGTTGLLKSFAGGSGSGASQGRVVNGALVATGYQASTTTSKKTEEIHITLDKGNVKEFGIVPEPPVDADRIPVTDAHRRGVWDPMTASLLRVPGTGEVLSPEACRTGAAVFDGRMRYDLKLDFKRMEAVKAEKGYHGPVVVCALYFSPIAGYIPDRPVIKYLATQRNIEIAFAPVAGTRVLVPFWVKIPTPLGPAMLEATSFITAPQPPRVAKTQ comes from the coding sequence CTGTGCGGGCTTGGAGCTGGCTTTGGGCTCGCTTGCGGGATTGCGCCGGCGTCGGCCCAGGGCAAGCTCGAGGCGCAGTATGAGGCGACGCTGTCGGGCATCCCGGTCGGCCGCGGCGCCTGGAATATCGATATCAGCGACGACGTGTTTTCGGCCGCGGCCTCCGGCGGGACGACCGGGCTGCTAAAATCCTTTGCCGGCGGGTCCGGCAGCGGCGCTTCGCAGGGGCGCGTCGTCAACGGCGCGCTGGTCGCGACCGGCTACCAGGCCTCCACCACCACCTCGAAGAAGACCGAAGAGATCCACATCACCCTGGACAAGGGCAATGTGAAGGAGTTTGGCATCGTGCCGGAGCCGCCGGTCGATGCCGACCGCATTCCGGTGACGGACGCCCATCGCCGCGGCGTCTGGGATCCGATGACGGCCTCGCTGCTGCGCGTGCCCGGCACCGGCGAGGTGCTTAGCCCGGAGGCCTGCCGCACCGGCGCTGCCGTGTTCGACGGCCGCATGCGCTACGACCTCAAGCTCGATTTCAAGCGCATGGAAGCCGTGAAGGCCGAAAAGGGCTATCACGGCCCGGTCGTGGTCTGCGCGCTCTATTTCTCGCCGATCGCCGGCTACATCCCCGATCGCCCCGTGATCAAATACCTCGCCACCCAGCGCAACATCGAGATCGCCTTTGCGCCGGTCGCGGGCACGCGGGTGTTGGTGCCGTTCTGGGTGAAGATCCCGACCCCCCTCGGCCCGGCCATGCTGGAAGCGACAAGCTTCATCACGGCACCGCAGCCGCCACGGGTGGCGAAGACGCAGTAG
- a CDS encoding S4 domain-containing protein produces the protein MVKARTSAAELVEKGHVRVNGVRETSPGHAIKIGDVLTIALDRAVRVMKVIAFSERRGDASAARVLYEELQARNS, from the coding sequence GTGGTGAAGGCGCGCACGTCGGCTGCCGAGCTGGTCGAGAAAGGCCATGTGCGCGTCAACGGCGTGCGCGAGACCTCGCCGGGACATGCGATCAAGATCGGTGATGTCCTGACCATCGCGCTCGACCGCGCCGTGCGCGTGATGAAGGTGATCGCGTTTTCCGAGCGGCGCGGCGACGCAAGCGCGGCGCGTGTGCTGTATGAGGAGTTGCAGGCGCGCAATTCGTAA
- a CDS encoding adenylate/guanylate cyclase domain-containing protein yields the protein MAEVPSTRYVKSDDVYIAYQVVGEGPLDLMFVPGFVSNVEAIWQSPYRSRFFHRLASFCRVILFDKRGTGMSDRGSQIFTLEQRMHDVQAVLNEVGSERAALFGVSEGGPMSLLYAATYPERTSALVLYGCYAKRSWSPDYPFGWTDERWTRVLDNFKHHWGTPQGVSATMWAPSIAGDPRAAEDLAAYFRASASPGAAVSIMSMNREIDVRHILPATRVPTLILHRTAEHVIDVEHARYMARHIPGARLVELAGEDHMAWFGDQDSILDEVEQFLTGGRHAHEPERVLATVLFADIAGSTARAATLGDQSWRELLETFYARVREILRQYRGREISTTGDGFLATFDGPARAVRCARAISDSVRTLDIEVRCGLHTGECELVGNDIAGIAVHTGARVAAIAAPGEVLVSQTVRDLVAGSGLVLEEYGTYTLKGVPNEWRLFRAAT from the coding sequence ATGGCAGAAGTCCCCTCGACCCGCTATGTCAAAAGCGATGACGTATATATCGCCTATCAGGTCGTGGGCGAGGGGCCGCTCGATCTGATGTTCGTGCCGGGCTTTGTGTCGAACGTCGAGGCCATCTGGCAATCGCCTTATCGAAGCCGATTTTTTCACCGTCTTGCATCCTTCTGCCGGGTCATCCTGTTCGACAAGCGCGGCACCGGAATGTCGGATCGTGGCTCGCAGATCTTTACCCTCGAACAGCGCATGCACGATGTGCAGGCGGTGTTGAACGAGGTCGGCTCCGAGCGCGCAGCCTTGTTCGGCGTTTCTGAGGGCGGGCCGATGTCCTTGCTGTACGCCGCCACCTACCCCGAACGAACCTCGGCACTGGTTCTGTACGGCTGCTACGCCAAGCGCTCCTGGTCACCCGATTATCCGTTCGGCTGGACGGACGAGCGGTGGACGCGCGTTCTGGACAACTTCAAGCACCATTGGGGGACTCCGCAAGGAGTGAGCGCCACGATGTGGGCACCCAGCATCGCCGGTGACCCCCGTGCCGCGGAGGACCTCGCTGCATATTTCAGGGCATCGGCAAGTCCGGGCGCCGCCGTCTCCATCATGAGCATGAATCGCGAGATCGACGTGCGCCACATCCTGCCCGCGACCCGCGTACCGACGCTCATCCTGCACCGTACCGCCGAGCACGTTATCGACGTCGAGCATGCACGCTACATGGCCCGGCACATCCCCGGCGCCAGACTCGTCGAGCTTGCAGGCGAGGACCATATGGCCTGGTTCGGCGACCAAGATTCGATTCTTGACGAGGTCGAGCAATTTCTGACCGGAGGGCGCCACGCCCACGAGCCGGAGCGGGTGCTCGCGACCGTGTTGTTTGCGGATATCGCAGGTTCGACCGCACGGGCGGCGACGCTTGGGGACCAATCCTGGCGGGAGTTGCTGGAGACGTTTTATGCCAGGGTGCGTGAGATCCTGCGTCAATACCGCGGCCGTGAAATCAGCACGACGGGTGACGGCTTCCTCGCGACGTTCGACGGGCCGGCGCGGGCGGTGCGCTGCGCCCGCGCCATCAGCGACAGCGTACGGACGCTCGACATTGAGGTCCGGTGCGGTCTTCATACCGGCGAATGTGAGCTCGTCGGCAACGACATTGCCGGAATCGCCGTGCATACCGGCGCGCGCGTCGCGGCCATCGCCGCGCCGGGTGAAGTGCTGGTCTCGCAGACGGTACGCGATCTCGTGGCCGGCTCCGGCCTCGTCCTGGAAGAATACGGCACCTACACGCTCAAGGGAGTGCCAAATGAGTGGCGCCTGTTCCGGGCAGCGACCTGA
- a CDS encoding CarD family transcriptional regulator — MPNKTAKPAAKATVSKPAAAKAAVKPAPKAPVAAPAAKAPVAKAPAAKAPVAAAKPAVKPAAAAPKVEEKKVVTQRQGFKANEFVVYPAHGVGQILAIEEQEIAGAKLELFVINFIKDKMTLRVPTAKVANVGMRKLSEPALVKKALETLKGRARVKRTMWSRRAQEYEAKINSGDIVAIAEVVRDLYRSESQPEQSYSERQLYEAALDRLSREIAVVQHSTETEAVKEIEAQLAKSPRRNAKAEAAEGEADADAEGDADDTDGDDTTVADEAA; from the coding sequence ATGCCTAACAAGACTGCCAAACCGGCCGCGAAGGCGACCGTTTCTAAGCCTGCTGCTGCGAAGGCTGCTGTGAAGCCTGCCCCGAAAGCCCCCGTTGCTGCGCCCGCCGCCAAGGCCCCGGTGGCCAAGGCTCCGGCCGCCAAGGCGCCCGTTGCCGCTGCCAAGCCCGCCGTGAAGCCGGCCGCCGCCGCGCCGAAGGTGGAAGAGAAGAAGGTCGTGACCCAGCGTCAGGGGTTCAAGGCCAATGAATTCGTGGTCTATCCCGCTCACGGCGTCGGCCAGATCCTGGCCATCGAGGAGCAGGAGATCGCCGGCGCCAAGCTGGAACTCTTCGTCATCAACTTCATCAAGGACAAGATGACGCTGCGCGTTCCGACCGCCAAGGTCGCCAATGTCGGCATGCGCAAGCTGTCCGAGCCGGCCCTGGTCAAGAAGGCGCTGGAGACCCTGAAGGGCCGCGCCCGCGTCAAGCGCACAATGTGGTCGCGCCGCGCCCAGGAGTACGAAGCAAAGATCAACTCGGGCGACATCGTCGCGATCGCGGAAGTCGTGCGCGACCTCTATCGCTCCGAATCGCAGCCCGAGCAGTCCTATTCTGAACGCCAGCTCTACGAAGCGGCGCTCGATCGCCTGTCCCGCGAGATCGCGGTCGTGCAGCACTCGACCGAGACCGAAGCGGTCAAGGAGATCGAAGCCCAGCTCGCCAAGAGCCCGCGCCGCAACGCCAAGGCCGAAGCCGCCGAAGGTGAAGCCGATGCGGACGCCGAGGGTGATGCCGACGATACGGATGGCGACGACACCACGGTCGCGGACGAAGCCGCGTAA